The DNA sequence GTAATCCGCGCCTTCGACGTGCGCGACGGCCACCTCGTATGGAACTGGGACAGCGACAAGCCAGACGCCACCGAGCCTCTGGCACCGGGCGAAACCTACAGCCGTAACTCGGCGAACATGTGGTCGCTGGCCAGCGTCGATGAAAAACTCGGCATGGTTTACCTGCCACTGGGCAACCAGACTCCAGACCAATGGGGCGCCGACCGCACCCCGGGCGCCGAGAAATTCAGCGCCGGCGTAGTAGCCCTGGACCTGGGCACCGGTAAAGTGCGCTGGAACTACCAGTTCACCCACCACGACTTGTGGGACATGGACGTCGGCAGCCAGCCAACCCTGCTGGACATGAAAACCGCCGACGGCATCAAGCCAGCGCTGATCGCCCCGACCAAACAGGGCAGCCTGTACGTCCTCGACCGTCGTGACGGCACGCCGATCATCCCGATCAAGGAAATCCCGGTTCCGCAAGGCGCCGTGAAAGGCGACCACACCGCTCCGACCCAGGCCCGTTCGGACCTGAACCTGCTGGCCCCGGAACTGACCGAAAAAGCCATGTGGGGCGCCAGCCCGTTCGACCAGATGCTGTGCCGCATCCAGTTCAAGGAACTGCGCTACGAAGGCCAATACACGCCTCCGTCGGAACAGGGCAGCCTGATCTACCCGGGTAACGTCGGCGTGTTCAACTGGGGCGGCGTGTCGGTCGACCCGGTTCGCCAGATGCTGTTCACCAGCCCGAACTACATGGCCTTCGTCTCGAAAATGGTGCCTCGCGAGAAAGTCGCGGCCGGCAGCAAACGCGAGAGCGAAACCGCTGGCGTGCAACCGAACACCGGCGCGCCATACGCGGTGATCATGCACCCGTTCATGTCGCCACTGGGCGTACCGTGCCAGGCACCGGCCTGGGGCTACGTCGCCGGTATCGACCTGACCACCGGCAAAGTCGTCTGGAAACGCAAAAACGGCACCAGCCGCGACAGCTCGCCGATCCCGATCGGCTTCACCCTGGGCGTGCCAAGCATGGGCGGCTCGATCGTCACCGCCGGCGGCGTCGGCTTCCTCAGCGGCACCCTCGACCAGTACCTGCGCGCCTACGACGTGAACACCGGCAAGGAACTGTGGAAATCGCGTCTGCCTGCCGGCGGCCAAGCGACCCCGATGACCTACACCGGCAAGGACGGCAAGCAATACGTCCTGCTCGTGGTGGGTGGTCACGGCTCGCTGGGCACCAAGATGGGTGACTATGTGATTGCTTACAAACTGCCGGAATAAGTTTTAACGGCGGTAAAAGGAAAGGCGATGCCCTGTGAGGGGTGTCGCCTTTTTTGTGGGCGACAATCGCCAATCGATATAAAAGACTGTCAACTTTGACAGGCGCTGTCCTGCCCGTTTACTCCGATCATCAACCTCATGCAGCGGTTGAATCACGGAGCCTTCCATGTCAGATACGCGCTATGGCAACCACTGGATCGAAGCGCTGATCAAAGGGCAGACACGCTTTCACCAGTTGCCCGCCGATCTTGATCACAACGAAGCCGCCCTGATTCGCCGTGAAGCCCTGCAATACATCAGTGGAGCTTCGCTGCGCAGTATTGGCGATTACACCCGCGAACCGCAGCCGGCCCATTGCGAGAACCGGATCGGTTCCATCCAGATTCCACTGGGCGTCGCCGGCCCTTTGCTCGTCAAAGGCCTGGTCATCACTGCCCAGGAACCGGTCTACGTTCCCATGGCCACCACCGAAGGTGCACTGGTTGCCAGTACCTCCCGTGGCTGCCGGGCATTGCACGCCGCTGGCGGCGCAGTGGTTCGGGTCGACGAGGTGGGCATTACCCGTGCGCCGGTGTTTCGCTCCAGTGGCATCCTGCAGACCCAGACCTTTCTGGGATGGATCCGCGAGCACTTTGCGCAGATCCGGCAACTCTGCGAACAGGACAGTCACCACCTGCAGTTGCAGGACATCGTGCCCGCCGTCGTCGGCACTTCGATCTATCTGCGCTTTCGTTTCCACACCGCCGATGCCATGGGCATGAACATGGCAACCATTGCCTGCGACCGGGTCATCCGCCAATTGATAAGCCCCGAGACAGGCGTCCCCTGCATCAGCATTTCGGGCAATTACTGCACCGATAAAAAGCCTGCGATGGTCAACTTCCTCAACGGGCGCGGCTATCGGATCCACGCCGAAGTACGTCTGAGCAAAGACATACTGCGCGACATTCTGAAAACCGACGCCAAGGCACTTTGCGAGCTGCAGTACCGGAAAAACCTGCTGGGTTCAGTCATGGCCGGAACCTTCGGTGGCAATGCTCATCATGCCAACCTGCTCGCTGCATTCTTCATCGCCACCGGCCAGGATGTCGCTCAAGTGGCTGAAAGTGCCACGGGCATCACCTGTATCGAAGCCTGTGATCATGACGCCGTTTACGCGTCGATCATGATGCCCGACGTACCGCTGGGAACGGTCGGCGGCGGCACCGGACTGTGCACCCAGCGCGAAGCCCTGGCCTTGATGGGCATCGTCCCGGGCAGCAAAAAGCCCGGTATCGACACCCGGCGGCTGGCTGAAATACTCGGCGCCCTGGTACTCGCCGGTGAACTGTCGATCATGGCTGCCCAGGCCTCGCACCAACTGGTTTCAGCCCATCAGCGGCTGGGGCGCTGACCCCATGATCCATGCAAGAGCCCCCGGCAAAATCATCCTGATAGGTGAACATGCCGCGCTGCATGGATGTCCGGCAATCGCCTGTGCCGTGGGGCTTTACTGCAATGTGTGGATATCTGCGCAAGAGCATCGGCAGATCGTTGTGCAACTGCCCGACCTTTCGTACCAGCACAGCTATGCCCCCGAACAGCTGGCGGACTATGTCAGCCATGTTCGTCTGGCCTGGGAGCATTATCGGCGCGTCCCCAGCGCCTGGAGTTATGCGCAACTCCACGCCAGTGCCCCCGACCACCTGATCAAATGCGCCATCGGTGAAATCCTGCTCCGAATCGCGCCGCCAGACTGGCAGGGCTTTATCCTGCGGGTGCAATCGCAGATTCCGACCGGTGCCGGTTTCGGCAGCTCCGGCGCACTGGCGGTCACGCTGATGGCGGCACTGTCGCAGTTGTTCCGGCTGACAGATACCGATTGCCCGCTCGAACAATTGGCCCTGTCGGTAGAACGCTTTCAGCACGGTGAACCCTCGGGCATCGACCACAACACCAGCCTGCTGGGCTCGGTTGTCGTAGGCCGGCGTGACGCGAAGGGCCAGTTCAATCTGCGCACGCTACCCGACAGCCCTCTGATCCTGCCGCTCGCCAACGTGCGTCTCTTCAACACCGGAACCGCCCGCGAGAACACCGGCCAGGTCATTGCCGCTACCCGATTCCGGCTCGAAGGCGCCCACAATGCATTGCTGGCCAGCATGCAACGCAATACCGAGCGTTTCTGTTCGCTGCTCCAACAATCGCGTCCAATGCCGGAAACACTTCGTGCGGTAATACGCGACTACCAGGCTGATCTGGAATCCCTGGGTGTCGTCCCCGCCGCTGTTGCACAAGTGATTCGCGCGGTAGAAAAAGCAGGCGGTGCAGCGAAGATCTGCGGCGCCGGAACACTGTCCGGGGATCAGGCCGGCGCGCTGCTGGTGATGGGCGCAGAAGATGTACCAGAGCTTTCGCGGTATCGGCGAATCGAAGCACCTCTCGCGGTGGCAGGTCTCGAGATCACCCGCCCATGAACCGCACCAGCGTCTCCTCCCCCGCCAACATCGCGCTGATCAAGTACTGGGGCATGCGCGATGCGCTGAGCACATTGCCCAACAACGCCTCGCTTTCAATGACCCTCAGTCGCTGCGTCAGCCTCTGCACACTGACACCACTGGCCGATGGCACAGCCGATGAAATTCTGTGGAAAACCTCGCGCGGCGCGCTGGTGCCGGCCGACCTCACCCTGCGAGCCGGGATCGAACATCACCTGCAAGCATTGCGCGAACACTTCGATCACTGGCAACCGCTACGCATCGCCACCACCAATAGTTTCCCGACCGGCGCCGGAATCGCCTCGTCGGCGGCGGGCTTCAGCGCCTTGGCGGCGGCATTTGCCGTGTATCGCGGATGTTCGCCGACAGATCCCGTCCTCAGCGATCTGGCGCGCCTGTCCGGCTCCGGCTCGGCGGCACGTTCGGTATCCGGTGGTTTTGTGCAGTGGCCCGGTAATGCGCAACTGCTTTCGGGGCCGGCCCTGCAAATCGCCCCGGCGCGCCACTGGCCGCTTCACGACCTGATCGCCGTAGTCGATGCCCGACACAAAACCGTCAGCTCCCGCCAGGGTCATCTGCTCGCCACCAGCAGCGAGTTTTATCCGACCCGCCTGAAGCTGCTGCCTGAGCGTCTGGAACAAGTACGCCACGCCATTCTCGAACGTGACTTCACCCGACTGGCCGACGCGGTGGAACGCGAAGCCATCGAATTGCACATGATTGCCATGACTTCACAGCCACCGATCTTCTACTGGCGACCGGCGACACTGGCCTTGCTGGAACAGGTCCGTCAACTGCGTCGCGAAGGCCTGGACGTCTGCGCCACCCTCGACGCCGGGCCCAACGTGCACGTGCTGTGCACGCCGCAACATTCCCCCAGGGTGTTTGCTGCGCTGCGCAAACTGCCTGACATCCAGCGCTGGATACTCGATAAAACAGGCGACGGCCCCCGGCGGCTGGAGCAGCATCTGTTTTGATTCTTGCGTCCTACATACGAGGTTTATCTGGGGGGACGATTCCGACAAGTCGCGTCGGTTGTCCCTAGAAACGGGGTGGATAGGCTTTGGGGGTCGCTGCAGCGTGGGAACGATCAAAGCAACTAACATCCACAACCAGCAGACGCCAAGGCGCCCCCTCGCGGATAAGGCCGGTACGAAGATCCTTTCTTCTCAAGGAATCGATTACTGGATCGTATGGAGGTTACGCAAACTACGCTGCACCGTGGAGAAGGTTGAAAAACACTCAATATGAAGCTTCATCCTTACTGTCGTCTACTGTCATTCCTGACAGTAGACGACAGCAGAAGACCTTTCCAAAATCACGGCGCTGCCAGACCAAATCTGGTCCAGGAAAGTCTTCAAAGAAAGGAGCTGACAATGTTTACCCAATATTTACGACCTCTCACGAAAAACAATCCTTGTAAGGGAACCCTGACCGCAGATGTTTCAGGTGAAACGCCTTTTACATCGGAAGGGCTGGGCTTCGCCAATGATTACTCTGCAATTGACGACAAGTTACATCTGGCGCTCAGTACTCTTCAAAACGTCAACCAAGGCGTAGTAGTCATGCAACGCGGCTTTGAGATGGTTTTCGATGCCGATATCAAAAGCGGTACGTACAGATTCGAAGACAAAAAAGTATTCGCGAGCTACTGGACAATGCGCATAGAGTCCTCAAAGTTGCGAATCGAAACGTTCAGTGCCGATACCGGCACAATTACCGTGGACTTTGATGACACAAACGAAATGTATGAAGCCACCTTTTCCTTCAAATCCACCGACGCAACCGGAGGTCAACTGGAAGTTACACAAGGCAGGCTATCGATCAAAGGACGTGACGACATCATTCTTTAAACGAACGATGCGGCAAAGAGGGAATGCTTGCCATTTCATATCTATGCCAACCCCGATGAGAGAGTGATCCGACTTGCTATGAGTCAGACTGTCACGTGAGAAAGATCACTCCCATCATTTGGGCGACGGCTCCCCGCGCACAGATACCTCCCTCTATCGCGTCGCGGTAATCGAGCAGGTAGCTCCACTTCTCATTCGGAGTTACACCCTGAAAAAGCAACACCAAACCCGCCCCAAACCGACGATACCTCGCCGTTCGAGTCCACCGACTCAAAGAAACTCCACGAGGCTGCCAAGCGCGCCCTCGACCACCACTTCAATCCCATTTCAGAAAAATACCTTGGCCGCCGACCGAGCCAGATGTTCCAGATTTCGCCGGACATGGACGATGAAACCCTGTTGGCCCATGCCTGTGAGTCCTTGGCGACAGCCAGCGTCATGGCCAGTGATGTAGCGGCTTTTGTCGATACGCCGCAGCGGCACCGGATCCTGGGGATTCAGCAGGTGATCATGCTGGCGGAACTGGCGGTGAATCGAGTACTGGATAACGTCGAAGTACAACGTTACCCAACACACAGCTAAGCCGCCCTGACAAAATCGACCTGCCAGCCACAAACCGCATTCGCTGGCAGATCGACTGGGACGCAGAGCGTCCCGGGCTGCATTCCCACGCAGAGCGTGGGAACGATCAAAGCCACCCTGACGAAATCGACTGCCAGCCACAAACCGCATTCGCTGGCAGATCGATTGGGACGCAGAGCGTCCCGGGCTGCATTCCCACGCAGAGTGGACTGCACCCCAAAGGTTGGACACAACCGATGGGGTGCAGTCCACTCTGCGTGGGAACGATCAAGTTCCAGCCATGCGCGGGAGGGTCTATGCCCTGCCAGGTTCCATTCCCCGGTCGACCAACCCGCGCATGGCTCCCCCAAAAGCAGGATGAGCGTTAGCTCGACAAGGCTCTTGATCTTGATCCACAGGTCCCGTCGGCAGGCTGAGTGGAGGGGTTCATCCGGGGGGTAGGCGCGCAGCGCCGTTCGACGCAGTCGAACACATCGAGAGGAGGTGCAGCGAAGCAAACCGGAGGCGATGCCCCCGGATGAATCCCGGAGCGAAGGAACCCCGAGCGCCCTGATTTTAACGGTTCAACTGGCTAACAACGATTGGAACAAGGCGACAGGTGCCTTGACACGCACCGGTTTGTCAAAAAAGTGAGTCGCCGTAAGGGCCATCCCTTTCAAGGTCTTAGGTAAAATCCCCTGAAGTTTCTATCAGGGATACCCGAACGATGTGGGCCGATGTTTTAGCGCGTTTCGAGAAAAAAGCACCTGCCAGCGTTATGGCCAAATTGGCGCTGGAGCAAGCTATTGCCCCTGAGTGGGTCGATCAGGTCTTCGAAGAGCATCGGCAACGGCAGTATTCTCGTGAGCTACTGTTCTCGACCATCATCAAGCTGATGTCCCTTGTTTCATTGGGCTTGAAGCCATCCCTGCACGCTGCGGCGCGGCAACTGGAAGATCTTCCTGTCAGCCTGGCGGCCCTCTACGACAAGATCAGTCGTACCGAGCCAGCTCTGTTGCGCGCCCTGGTCACGGGCTGTGCACAGCGCCTGGCTCCAACGATCAGGGAGTTGGGTTGCACGGCGATGCTGCCGGGTTGGCAGGTTCGGGTGGTGGACGGTAATCACTTGGCATCCACTGAGAAACGACTCGGGGCTTTACGCCACGAGCGAGGCGCCGCTCGGCCCGGTTTTTCGGTGGTTGTCTACGATCCCGACCTGGATCAGGTCATCGACCTGCAGGCGTGTGAGGATGCCTACGCAAGCGAGCGTGTCTGCGTGTTGCCTCTCTTGGCCGATGCCGAGTCGGGCCAAGTGTGGCTGGCTGATCGACTCTATTGCACGCTCCCGGTTATGGAGGCTTGCGAACAGGTCAAAACCTCCTTTGTCATTCGCCAGCAAGCCAAGCATCCACGCTTGATTCAGGAGGGGCAGTGGCAAGAACCAGTGCCTGTGAGTACGGGCACTGTGCGTGAGCAGATTATTCAGGTCAGAGGCGGTTACCAGTGTCGGCGTGTCGAACTGACGCTTCACTCGCCAACGGACTCGGGTGACAGCAGCTTGATGTTCTGGAGCAATCTGCCTGACAGCGTCAGCGCGCAGCAGATCGCGGAACTCTATCGCCGCCGCTGGAGCATTGAAGGCATGTTCCAGCGACTGGAAGCAATCCTGGAAAGTGAAATCGAAACCCTTGGTAGCCCAAAGGCTGCCCTGCTCGGGTTTGCTACTGCGGTTTTGGCCTACAACGTCCTGGCCGTACTCAAGCGAAGCGTCGAGCAAGCCCATCAGGCTTCCCAGCCTGAGGGCTGGGAAGCCTCAACCTATCACTTGGCGGTTCAGGTCCGCAGTGGCTATGAAGGTCTGCAAATTGCGCTGCCCTCGGAATGCTTTCCCGTCGTACCTCTGGAAAAACTGGCCCAGCGCTTGTTGGAACTGGCCAGAAACATCCAGCCAAAACAAGTTGCCAAAAGTCCCCGGGGCCCCAAGGTGCCCAAACCCAAAACATGGGTGCAAGGCGCTGCGGTGCATGCGCATGTTTCAACGGACCGGGTAATCAAGGCCGCCAAAACGAAAAGACCTTGAAAGGGATGGCCGTAAGGGCGAAACCGCCAGCGGGAGCCCCCGAAGAAACGGATATTCACCCCAAACATCCAGAGCATGGTCGGCCCAAAGGCCGCCAAGCCCCCCCCAAAAAAACCCTGTCAAAACCCTGAACACACAAGCAGAAACATCCACCCCCATTGAAACCACCCAACCCCTGCCCCATCTAACAGCCATACCCAATTGCGCAGGTGCCCCATGAGCGACCAGCAAGAATTCCCCGAGAACCCCGACGACATCACCGAAACCGACGCCGAACACATCGAACACCACGTCCCCGGCAAAGGCCTCGCCCTGCCCGGCCAGAACCTGCCGGACAAGGTCTACATCATCCCGATCCACAACCGCCCGTTCTTCCCGGCGCAAGTCCTGCCGGTCATCGTCAACGAAGAACCCTGGGCCGAAACCCTCGAACTGGTCAGCAAATCCGAACACCATTCCCTGGCCCTGTTCTTCATGGACACGCCCCAGGAAGACCCGCGCCACTTCGACACCAAGGCATTGCCGCAGTACGGCACCCTGGTCAAGGTACACCACGCCAGCCGCGAAAACGGCAAGCTGCAATTCGTCGCCCAGGGCCTGAGCCGCGTGCGCATCAAGACCTGGCTCAAACACCATCGCCCGCCGTATCTCGTTGAAGTCGAATACCCGCACCAGCCCACCGAGCCGACCGAC is a window from the Pseudomonas gozinkensis genome containing:
- a CDS encoding glucose/quinate/shikimate family membrane-bound PQQ-dependent dehydrogenase; translated protein: MSTEGASSRSRLLPNLLGILLLLMGLAMLAGGIKLSTLGGSLYYLLAGIGITLTGILMLMRRRAALGLYAIVLFASTVWALWEVGLDWWQLVPRLALWFVLGFVMLLPWFRRPLLINGPAPMGTGGLTVAVILAGVTALASLFTHPGETFGELGRDTADTTSTAPQMPDGDWQAYGRTEFGDRYSPLKQITPANVGKLQEAWRIQTGDLPTADDPVELTNENTPLKANGMLYACTAHSKVLALDPDTGKELWRFDPQIKSPVGFKGFAHMTCRGVSYYDEAAYAKSENAASAVISEAGKAVAQACPRRLYLPTADARLIALNADTGKICEGFGNNGVVDLTQGIGPFTAGGYYSTSPAAITRDLVIMGGHVTDNESTNEPSGVIRAFDVRDGHLVWNWDSDKPDATEPLAPGETYSRNSANMWSLASVDEKLGMVYLPLGNQTPDQWGADRTPGAEKFSAGVVALDLGTGKVRWNYQFTHHDLWDMDVGSQPTLLDMKTADGIKPALIAPTKQGSLYVLDRRDGTPIIPIKEIPVPQGAVKGDHTAPTQARSDLNLLAPELTEKAMWGASPFDQMLCRIQFKELRYEGQYTPPSEQGSLIYPGNVGVFNWGGVSVDPVRQMLFTSPNYMAFVSKMVPREKVAAGSKRESETAGVQPNTGAPYAVIMHPFMSPLGVPCQAPAWGYVAGIDLTTGKVVWKRKNGTSRDSSPIPIGFTLGVPSMGGSIVTAGGVGFLSGTLDQYLRAYDVNTGKELWKSRLPAGGQATPMTYTGKDGKQYVLLVVGGHGSLGTKMGDYVIAYKLPE
- a CDS encoding hydroxymethylglutaryl-CoA reductase; translation: MSDTRYGNHWIEALIKGQTRFHQLPADLDHNEAALIRREALQYISGASLRSIGDYTREPQPAHCENRIGSIQIPLGVAGPLLVKGLVITAQEPVYVPMATTEGALVASTSRGCRALHAAGGAVVRVDEVGITRAPVFRSSGILQTQTFLGWIREHFAQIRQLCEQDSHHLQLQDIVPAVVGTSIYLRFRFHTADAMGMNMATIACDRVIRQLISPETGVPCISISGNYCTDKKPAMVNFLNGRGYRIHAEVRLSKDILRDILKTDAKALCELQYRKNLLGSVMAGTFGGNAHHANLLAAFFIATGQDVAQVAESATGITCIEACDHDAVYASIMMPDVPLGTVGGGTGLCTQREALALMGIVPGSKKPGIDTRRLAEILGALVLAGELSIMAAQASHQLVSAHQRLGR
- a CDS encoding mevalonate kinase family protein — translated: MIHARAPGKIILIGEHAALHGCPAIACAVGLYCNVWISAQEHRQIVVQLPDLSYQHSYAPEQLADYVSHVRLAWEHYRRVPSAWSYAQLHASAPDHLIKCAIGEILLRIAPPDWQGFILRVQSQIPTGAGFGSSGALAVTLMAALSQLFRLTDTDCPLEQLALSVERFQHGEPSGIDHNTSLLGSVVVGRRDAKGQFNLRTLPDSPLILPLANVRLFNTGTARENTGQVIAATRFRLEGAHNALLASMQRNTERFCSLLQQSRPMPETLRAVIRDYQADLESLGVVPAAVAQVIRAVEKAGGAAKICGAGTLSGDQAGALLVMGAEDVPELSRYRRIEAPLAVAGLEITRP
- the mvaD gene encoding diphosphomevalonate decarboxylase, which translates into the protein MNRTSVSSPANIALIKYWGMRDALSTLPNNASLSMTLSRCVSLCTLTPLADGTADEILWKTSRGALVPADLTLRAGIEHHLQALREHFDHWQPLRIATTNSFPTGAGIASSAAGFSALAAAFAVYRGCSPTDPVLSDLARLSGSGSAARSVSGGFVQWPGNAQLLSGPALQIAPARHWPLHDLIAVVDARHKTVSSRQGHLLATSSEFYPTRLKLLPERLEQVRHAILERDFTRLADAVEREAIELHMIAMTSQPPIFYWRPATLALLEQVRQLRREGLDVCATLDAGPNVHVLCTPQHSPRVFAALRKLPDIQRWILDKTGDGPRRLEQHLF
- a CDS encoding IS4 family transposase, with the translated sequence MAKLALEQAIAPEWVDQVFEEHRQRQYSRELLFSTIIKLMSLVSLGLKPSLHAAARQLEDLPVSLAALYDKISRTEPALLRALVTGCAQRLAPTIRELGCTAMLPGWQVRVVDGNHLASTEKRLGALRHERGAARPGFSVVVYDPDLDQVIDLQACEDAYASERVCVLPLLADAESGQVWLADRLYCTLPVMEACEQVKTSFVIRQQAKHPRLIQEGQWQEPVPVSTGTVREQIIQVRGGYQCRRVELTLHSPTDSGDSSLMFWSNLPDSVSAQQIAELYRRRWSIEGMFQRLEAILESEIETLGSPKAALLGFATAVLAYNVLAVLKRSVEQAHQASQPEGWEASTYHLAVQVRSGYEGLQIALPSECFPVVPLEKLAQRLLELARNIQPKQVAKSPRGPKVPKPKTWVQGAAVHAHVSTDRVIKAAKTKRP